DNA sequence from the Thiosulfativibrio zosterae genome:
TCCTTGGCCGGCATGAGTAAAGGCTTCACGACTCTGAGCAATAAATACAAGTTATTTCAGCGCACTCAAGTCAGTTTGCCCTTTATTTTAGAAGCCAACATCAGCGACAACCAACTCTACATGCCGCACGCCATTAAGCGCCAACGCACCCAATTGCGTAGCCGAGTGTTAAATGATATTTCCCTGATTGATGAATCCACTGCCAACTTATTAAAAGCCTATACGCCACCGGCGATTTTGGTCAACGAACGCCATGAAGTGGTTCATATTTTTGGTGATTTACAAGCCTACCTCAGGCTAAGAGAAGGCTCTGCCAGTTTAGATGTTAATCGCATCCTGCCCGAAATCTTGGTGTCGGTGGTGTCGGCTTTATTATTTAAAGCGCTCAAAGACAAAACCACTTTGTATTCAGACATGGTTACCCTCAAAGCCAACGACCTTTCACAACGCACACTGCGCATTTGCGTCAGACCGATTGTTATAGAATCAGATGAGCGCTTTGCACTCGTGGTTTTTGAAGAGCAAAATTTGGCAGGCAAGCTCGACTTGAAGGTGGTTGATATCGACGCCGAAACCAGTGCCCGAATCGAAATACTGCAACAAGAATTAGCCGCCACCCGTGAAAGCCTGCAAGCCACCATTGAAGAGCTTGAAACCTCCAACGAAGAACTGCAAGCCACCAATGAAGAACTCATGGCCTCTAATGAAGAATTGCAAAGTTCAAACGAAGAGCTGCAATCCGTAAACGAAGAAATGAACACCGTTAATGCCGAGTTCCAAGAAAAAGTATTGCGCCTTAATCAAGCCAATGCCGACCTCGACAGCATGGCCATGGCGGTTGGCGTAGCCACCATTTTTGTAGACCCGCAGCTGCAAATTACCCGCTTTACGCCAGATACCGTTGGGTTATTTAAGTTACGCGACTCAGACATTGGCCGCCCGCTCAGCGATATTCGTCATACTTTGCACAATGCCGACTTAACGCAATATTTTGAAAAAACCCTGCAAACTGGGCGAATTTTCGAGCAAGAAATCAGCAGTGAAAATGGCAACACCTATTTATTGCGCATTCTACCCTATCATGTAGCCTCCAACCCCTTGCCTGGTGCAGTCGCGACCTTAACAGATGTCAGTGCCATCCAAGACAAATTGCGCCTGCAATCCATTCTAGATGCCTTACCCGAACATGTTGCGGTATTGGCCAATGATGGCACCATTGCCATGGTCAATACCGCATGGAAACGCTTTGCTAAAGCCAATGGCGATCCATTGCTCAAGTTCTCAGGGGTGGGCAATAACTACCTAGAATCTTGTCATGTGATGGACGATAGCGCAGACCCTTCTATCCAAAAAGCCTACTATGGCGTTAAAGCAGTTTTAGAAGGGCAAACGGCATTTTTCAGCCTCAAATACCCTTGTCACAGCCCAACTGAAAAACGCTGGTTTGTGATGAATGTTGCCCCCATCCTAGGTCATTACGAATATGGTGTCGTGGTCAGCCACAACAATATTACCGCCTGGATTGAAGACCAAACCCATGAATTCGACTGAAACACCCGCGCCAGACAGCATTTTAAGCCAAGAAGAACGCTCTAAACTCAGAGATAGAGCCTTACAAGCCCTCTCCAATGGCGACTTGCAACTCGAAGGCGTCACTCCAGCGCAACAAGCCAACCTAGACAGCGTGTTTGAAGAATTGCGTGTCTACCAAGCAGAGTTGGAAATTCAAAATCAAACCCTGCGTTTAGCGCAAAACCAATTGCAAAGCAGCCAAACGCTTTATCAAATGCTCTTTGAGTCTTTGCCCGTAGCTGCCCTGCTGATCAACGCCATGGGCGTTATTAATGAAATCAACCATCAAGCCCTCAAGCTGTTACAACTCAAAAAACGCCACCATCTGCTTAATCACTCTTTGTATCGCTACTTTTCGCAAGACAGCGCCAGTTGGCTTGCCCAAAACTTAACCCGCGAATCCTCACTCAGCCTGCGCGAACAAACCCTAGAGCTCTATACCTCCGAAGGCACTCAGGTCGTGGCGGGGCATCTAGTCAGACTGCCATCTAGCCAAGGCTATGGCAATGGCCAAGCAGATGCCCAGTTCATTTTATTACTGGTCGATTTGAGTCTAGAAATCGCCAAACAAGAACAATGGCAACTGTTTGAGTCGATTATCAATAACAGCCCAACACTTGTCTATGCGTTTGACCGCGAAGGCAAATGCATTCTTGCCAATAACAAACTCGCCGAACTGGTGGGGTTAGAAGACGCTAATCAACTGATTGGTAAAGACCGTTATGATCTCATGGGCGAGCAAGATGCCAAAAACCACTTTAATAACGATGGCTTGGTTTTAAGCACTCATCACCCCATTAATTACGAAGAGCATTTCTTCAAAGATGGTAAAGAGCACTTTTTCTTCAGCAATAAATTCCCGCTTAAAAACCTTAACAACGAGATTTATGCTGTTGCAGGTATTTCGCTGGATATTACCGAACAACGCCTCAGCGAAATGCGTCTTAAGATTGCCTTGCAAGTTTTCTCTCAAGGCCAAGAAGGCATTATGATTTGCAATCAAAACAACCAAATCTTGTCAGTTAACAAGGCTTTTGAAAACATCACAGGCTATAACGAAAAATCTGTCCTCGGCAAAAACCCCAGCGTATTATCCTCTGGCAAACATCCCAAAAGTTTTTATGAAAAAATGTGGCAAACCCTCTTAAGCGAAGGCAAATGGTCAGGTGAAATTTGGAACCGCCGCAAAACTGGCGAAGTCTATCCGCAATTTCTCACCATCAGCCTGGTTTACGACGACAAACATCAAGTCAGTCACTATCTTGGGGTTTTCAGTGACATTACCGCTCGAAAACTCGCCGAAGAAGAAATTCAACAACTGGCTTTTTACGACTCTCTCACCGGTACCGCCAATCGCTTTTTATTACGAGAACGGGTTGAGCAAAAACTCAAAGAAGTAGAGCGTACCCTAATAGAATTTGCCATTTTGTATATCGACCTAGACCACTTTAAAGAAATTAACGATGTCTACGGCCATGGCGCAGGTGACAGCCTGCTTAAAGAAGTGACGCAACGCATCCAAACCCAAATTCGCAAACAAGACACCCTAAGCCGCATTGGCGGTGACGAATTTGTGTTAATGCTCGATGCCATAGAATGTGAAGCCGCCGCGCATACCGCCCAAAAATTGGTGGGCATTTTAACCGCGCCTTATTTTGTCAATGATGTGGAAATGAATATTTCAGCCTCCATCGGCTTGGCCATTTATCCCGACCACGGTCAAGACTTTGAAACCCTACTTAAATTCGCCGATGTTGCCATGTACTATTCCAAAACCAATGGTCGCAATAGCTACACGGTTTTTGAAGACTGGATGATTAAATCCTCACAAGATTTCGTCACCATTGATGTGGCCTTGCGTAATGCGCTAATTCACCAAAAACTCACCCTGGTTTTTCAGCCCCAGGTTAACTTCCAAAACCATCAACTAGAAGGCTTTGAAGCCCTTTTGCGTTGGAACCACCCAGAAATGGGCAATATCTCACCCGCCGACTTTATTCCCATCGCCGAAAAATCGGATCTCATCATCGATATTTCTGACTGGGTGATTCAACAGAGTTTGCAAATGCTCAGCCAGTTGCAACAGGCAGGCTTTAACGCCCCCAGAGTCAGTGTGAATATTTCATCCAGAGAATTCATTCACCCGGCCTTTATTAAGCGCATTAAAAATCACTTGGCGCTTTTCCCTAATTTAAGCGCTCAATGTTTAGAATTAGAGTTAACCGAACGCGTTGCCATGCACGACCTAGATAAGGTTAGAATGATTTTTGAGCAACTCCATGCGCTGGGTGTTTGCATCGCACTGGATGATTTTGGAACCGGCTATTCTTCTTTGAATACCCTCAAAAATCTCCCGCTGCAAACCCTTAAAGTGGATATGTCTTTTGTTAAAGAAGTGATTGTTTCACCTGAAGATACGGGCGTGTGCAATGCCATCATAGCCATGGCCAAAGCGCTCAAACTCAAAACCGTGGTGGAAGGCGTTGAAAACCCAGCGCAAGTCGCCTTTTTTGAAAACGCAGGCGCCGACACGGCACAAGGCTATTGGTTCGCCAAACCCATGGCACTCCCAGCACTGCAACATTGGTTAAAAACCTGGGAAAAAGCAACGCAAAAACCCTAAAATCCCAAAAAACCGCCCTAAAACCAACCAGGCCTGGTCATTTTTAGGGCTTGGGTTGTGCAAAGGTATCTAGGCGTTTAAATTGATAATAGCTGTTGAGTCCACTGATGCCAACGCTTTGGCTGAGTTCTAAATCCAATCCTCCATCGGATGTTTTGGGGTTAGTATTGAGAAGTATGTGCTGAATTTCGCCAATGATTAAGCGGGTATTATTGCGGGCAATCAATATCTCTTCGGCAAACGCTAGGCCATATTTAATGTTAGATGCGGCCACAAAAGGCGCTTTAAAATCGGCAATAAATTCGGCATCTAAATCACAGTGTTCAAACTCGGATTGCTGTTTGGCAAACTTGGCCGAGGTTAAATGCGCCTGTTGCGCAAAACTGGGGTGAATGTGATTGATGGTGTAACAGCCCACTTCTTGAATGTTTTCGTAGGTATGGCGCGGCACCTCACCTGGTGGACGCAGCACAAAACCAATCAAGGCTGGGTCGCTGCCCAAATGCACCACCGAACTAAACACCGCCAAATTGGTTTGACCTTGCGAGTCGATAGTGCCAATCAAATTGGCAGGTTTGATGCCGGTGATGGAGTTAATCAAATGAATGCGCTCACCCAAGGGCAAGGCTTGAATGTGTTGGGCGTTTAAATGCATAAATGGTCCTTATCAAAATCAATTGCAACAGAAGGCTAAAGCCTTCGCCCCAAATAGTCTGCAACACTGGGGCGCAGACTTTAGTCTGCTAAGGGTTCGGTCACTTCTAAAAATAGCGCCTGCAAATTGACGCGGGCTTTGAGTTTGGCGGCCAGCAAATATAATCCGCCCAGTTTGCGATGAAAAAACAGCGCATCCGCTGGTGGCGTATGCCAATAGTCTTGCTCCAAGCTCAGTGCCATACCTTGGTCTTTAATGCGTTGCGCCAAATCGGTTTGCACAAAGTCAAAAGTGCCCGCGTGGCGCAAGGGTTCGCAGGCCAACATAAACAAATCTAACACCGCCGCTTTTTGGCTGGGCAAAATAGTTTGGCTAAAAAAGCCAATTTGTTCAGCCGCCGCTTCTACACCCTTTAAGTCGCCATGCTGCGCGGCACGCATCAACTTTAAATACCCCTGGGAAATACTGTCGCTGTAAGAACGCGTTGCGCCAAAATCTAACAATACAATGCGTTGCGTTTTGGGGTTAAATTGGTAATTGGCAAAGTTGGGATCGGTTTGCACCAGCTGAAACACAAACATTTCTTTAAACAACAATTTAAATAACTGCTGCATAATCAAATCACGCTCGACTTGCGAGGCATGCACTCTGGATTCAATCGCAACGCCTTCCACAAAATCCATGGCCAAAATGGTTTCACTGCTTAAATCGTCGTGAACCTTGGGCAGCGTAAAATGCGGGTCTTGCCCCAAATGTTGTTGATAAAGCTTCA
Encoded proteins:
- a CDS encoding chemotaxis protein CheB, whose product is MSQSPQTPPTESPHYNGYVVGIGASAGGLEALERFFSTCPNNTGMAFVVVQHLSPDHKSMMSDLLARYTQMPIHLVEHGMKIEANKVFLIPAGTLMRIVNHHFQLTRKSPHVLTLPIDIFLNSLSENSKAHAIGVILSGTGSDGTRGAYAINDAGGFLLAQDPTTAKFDGMPNSVIATGLVDEILPPEALAERIVAHIKNPQKRVATNNTLSSERPFDEESALEMIFQRLAQAGGVDFHDYKMATVSRRLERRMQVKRIANMQDYALLLEEDNTEVANLRRELFIPVTSFFRDTLAFEELAKVAIQDIVTKVAVGETIRVWSAGVATGEEVYSIAMLFMEAFEREKRWPNLKIFATDANPLILETAAAGQYPESVAAELTPERLERFFHKTGSVYTVKPELRQCVVFARHNLLVDPPFTRMDLVSCRNTLIYFKSEAQVRALHRLQYAARSEGYLFLGSSESLAGMSKGFTTLSNKYKLFQRTQVSLPFILEANISDNQLYMPHAIKRQRTQLRSRVLNDISLIDESTANLLKAYTPPAILVNERHEVVHIFGDLQAYLRLREGSASLDVNRILPEILVSVVSALLFKALKDKTTLYSDMVTLKANDLSQRTLRICVRPIVIESDERFALVVFEEQNLAGKLDLKVVDIDAETSARIEILQQELAATRESLQATIEELETSNEELQATNEELMASNEELQSSNEELQSVNEEMNTVNAEFQEKVLRLNQANADLDSMAMAVGVATIFVDPQLQITRFTPDTVGLFKLRDSDIGRPLSDIRHTLHNADLTQYFEKTLQTGRIFEQEISSENGNTYLLRILPYHVASNPLPGAVATLTDVSAIQDKLRLQSILDALPEHVAVLANDGTIAMVNTAWKRFAKANGDPLLKFSGVGNNYLESCHVMDDSADPSIQKAYYGVKAVLEGQTAFFSLKYPCHSPTEKRWFVMNVAPILGHYEYGVVVSHNNITAWIEDQTHEFD
- a CDS encoding flavin reductase family protein, producing MHLNAQHIQALPLGERIHLINSITGIKPANLIGTIDSQGQTNLAVFSSVVHLGSDPALIGFVLRPPGEVPRHTYENIQEVGCYTINHIHPSFAQQAHLTSAKFAKQQSEFEHCDLDAEFIADFKAPFVAASNIKYGLAFAEEILIARNNTRLIIGEIQHILLNTNPKTSDGGLDLELSQSVGISGLNSYYQFKRLDTFAQPKP
- a CDS encoding sensor domain-containing protein, whose product is MNSTETPAPDSILSQEERSKLRDRALQALSNGDLQLEGVTPAQQANLDSVFEELRVYQAELEIQNQTLRLAQNQLQSSQTLYQMLFESLPVAALLINAMGVINEINHQALKLLQLKKRHHLLNHSLYRYFSQDSASWLAQNLTRESSLSLREQTLELYTSEGTQVVAGHLVRLPSSQGYGNGQADAQFILLLVDLSLEIAKQEQWQLFESIINNSPTLVYAFDREGKCILANNKLAELVGLEDANQLIGKDRYDLMGEQDAKNHFNNDGLVLSTHHPINYEEHFFKDGKEHFFFSNKFPLKNLNNEIYAVAGISLDITEQRLSEMRLKIALQVFSQGQEGIMICNQNNQILSVNKAFENITGYNEKSVLGKNPSVLSSGKHPKSFYEKMWQTLLSEGKWSGEIWNRRKTGEVYPQFLTISLVYDDKHQVSHYLGVFSDITARKLAEEEIQQLAFYDSLTGTANRFLLRERVEQKLKEVERTLIEFAILYIDLDHFKEINDVYGHGAGDSLLKEVTQRIQTQIRKQDTLSRIGGDEFVLMLDAIECEAAAHTAQKLVGILTAPYFVNDVEMNISASIGLAIYPDHGQDFETLLKFADVAMYYSKTNGRNSYTVFEDWMIKSSQDFVTIDVALRNALIHQKLTLVFQPQVNFQNHQLEGFEALLRWNHPEMGNISPADFIPIAEKSDLIIDISDWVIQQSLQMLSQLQQAGFNAPRVSVNISSREFIHPAFIKRIKNHLALFPNLSAQCLELELTERVAMHDLDKVRMIFEQLHALGVCIALDDFGTGYSSLNTLKNLPLQTLKVDMSFVKEVIVSPEDTGVCNAIIAMAKALKLKTVVEGVENPAQVAFFENAGADTAQGYWFAKPMALPALQHWLKTWEKATQKP
- a CDS encoding ABC1 kinase family protein, with the protein product MSSKPSHPHNLTNTQSGIQAARIPTSRLSRLSKMGQLVGGVAGSMLAQGSKQLLQGQRPTAKELLLSVQNAKRLAEHLSQMRGAAMKVGQLLSMDAGDLIPEELTLVLAKLRSEAKSMPLNQLVGELEASWGKDWQAQFQRFSFYPIAAASIGQVHETHTQDGRHLALKIQYPGIRTSIDSDVDNLASLLRLSRLIPKSVNLDPILQEAKLQLHAEANYLYEADCLKLYQQHLGQDPHFTLPKVHDDLSSETILAMDFVEGVAIESRVHASQVERDLIMQQLFKLLFKEMFVFQLVQTDPNFANYQFNPKTQRIVLLDFGATRSYSDSISQGYLKLMRAAQHGDLKGVEAAAEQIGFFSQTILPSQKAAVLDLFMLACEPLRHAGTFDFVQTDLAQRIKDQGMALSLEQDYWHTPPADALFFHRKLGGLYLLAAKLKARVNLQALFLEVTEPLAD